In the genome of Candidatus Binatia bacterium, the window GTACGCGGCGAACGCGCCCGCGGCGTAGGCTTCGAGGTTGTAACTGATGGCATCGACCCCCATCGCGTAGGTCCGGTGGATCCATCCGTGTTCCGTCGGCGGGTGCATTTGCACTGCCACCAGAGTGTCGAAATGTCGCTTCACGGCACGGACGTAAGGTTCCAGAAACGCGATGCCGGCGTCGGGCCCTTCGAACGGTCCGATGTTGAAGTACACGAACTCCGCTACGCCTTCTTCGAACGCGGCGCCCACCGCCTCGGTCACCTCCTCGGGCGAGAACGGGAAGAGGTCGTCGGGCGATCGGACTCCTCCCTCTGTACACAGAATGCACGGCCCGCCCCGCAGGGCCATGCCGCACGAACCCCGGGGGTTGACGACCACACAGGTCCCTTGCACCCGGGCGACCTCGGCCAGTAATCGCCCACTCGTGGTGCGACGACCGTAGAACTCCGGCGGCGCGACGAGCCGCCCCGGAACCACTGCGCCGTCACGGCGCAGGTCGGCCCGGGTATCGACACCCTCTAACGCAAACGGGGAAGAGCCCGCGACGGGATCGACGACCGGCGCGTTCACCCAGACGTCATCGTGCAACTGCAGTTCGACGCCGAGGGTTCCGTCGGATCGGGTCGGGGGCCCGCAGACGGTCGCTGCCGATGCCGCCAGCCCGGGGCTGAGCGTGACTCCGTGCCAGGCCAGGTCGACCTTCAGCAGGCCGGGATTAGCCGTAACCTCCGGGGGCATGGTTACCGCCCAGGGGAGCGCACAGGAACGGGGGCGACGCTGCCGCCCGCACAGCTTCCCGCGGGGTTCAATGCCATCGCCGCCACCGTGCCGCAAGCGGCGTCGTAAGCGAGGCAGTTACTCCCCGGCGAGTCCGGCATCCCCAGTAGAACCTTCAGCGCTTCCGTAGCCAGAACTGCCCCGGTCCATGCCGTGGCAGCCGGAGCCAGCGTGGTATCGGCCGATCGTATCCCTTCGATCGCCTTACCGATGCAGGCCGGACAGGCGTGCGCACCTTCGTTCCCGGGATGGGGGAGCCCGACACGGGCGACCCATGCAAGGGGACCCTCGGAGTGGCCCCACAGCAGTGCCCGTTCGGCGGCAAAACAGGCCTCATATGCCGGCTCCAGCTCCGCCACGGTCCCAACGCATACCACCAGCGCGCACGTGGATGCGACGTTGCGGAGCGCTTCCGCATTCGGCGCGCCCGACCAGGTCTCGATCCGCGCATCCGGGGCCGACCGGCCAGCCGCGGGCGGTTTCCGTGCAACGCGCACCAGTCGCCCGACTCCGGCCGCTGCCAGGTAGACGAGAGCCGTGTCGCCGGCGACATGATCGCCGACCACCACCACCGCCGTGCCCAACAATCTTTCCTGACCACGGCCGCCGACCGGCTGCAGAATGATCTGGCGGCTGTAACGTTCGATCTGCCGGTCCGTGAGCACGCCGATCCTCTCAGCCTGCTGCAATGCGTTGGCGGTACTCGCGCCAACCCACCCACAGGTTGGTGCTCAGATAGCGGTCCCCAAAGTCACAAAAGATCAGGACGACGACCCCGGAGTCCAGCTCGCGCGCAACCTGCAACGCGGCCACCATCGCCGCGCCGGAGGACTGGCCGACGACCAGACCTTCGTCGGCCGCAATGCGGTACACGGCCTCGTAAGCGGCGTCGGTCGAGACGCCGATCTTCCGGTCGAGTTCTTTCTCCTGATAAATCCCCGGCACGATCGAGCTGGCCATGTGCTTGAGTCCCTCGATGCCGTGCCAGGCATCGTCAGGTTCCGCAGCGCACACCTGAATGGCGGGGTTGCGCTCTTTGAGGTACCGCCCCGTGCCCATGATTGTACCGCCGGTGCCGATCCCGGCCACGAAATGGGTCACGGTTCCGGCGGTCGCCGCCCAGATCTCCGGTCCCGTGCTCTCGTAATGGGCCAGAGGGTTCACCGGGTTGAAGTACTGGTTCGGCTTAAAATATCGGTCGCCCTCCCGTTCGAGGATCGACCGGCAGAGAAGGATCGCCCCGTCGGAGCCTTCGAGCGGGTCGCTGTAGATTACGCGAGCGCCGTACGCCTGCACGATCTGCTTGCGTTCGCGACTGACGTTGGCCGGCATTACCAGTTCGACCGGATAGCCGAGCGCCGCACCGGCCATCGCCAGAGCGATGCCGGTGTTGCCCGAGGTCGAGTCGATGATCGCCTTCCCGGGGCGTAACTGCCCGGTCCGCAGTCCGTCCCGTACCATCCACACCGCCGGCCGGTCCTTGACCGAGCCGCCGGGGTTGAATCCCTCGAGTTTTGCCAGCAGACGCACTCGCGGAGATACGCCGTCGCGGAACCGCTGAATTTCCACCAACGGTGTATTGCCGACCAGGTCGAGGATGGAGCCGGCCCGGGCGGGGCGCTCCGACGCTTGCGCCGCCCGCGGCTGCCCGGCCCGGGTACCTGCCACCGTTCACCCTCCGGCGATCGCCGGCACGATCGAGATCTCGTCGCCGTCTTTCACCACGGTGTCGAGGCTGCTGAGGAACCGAATGTCGTCCCCGTTCACGTAGATATTGACGAAGCGGCGCACGCGGCCCTGTTCGTCGCAGAGGCGCTCTTTGATGCCGGGGTAGCGCTGCTCGAGGTCGTCGACGACCCTGCCGATCGTGTCGCCCGCAAGGCTAACCTCTTCGGCGCCTCCGGTGAAGCGGCGTAAAGGGGTTGGAATTCGCACGCGGACACTCATGCTCCCTCTCCTTATGACGGACCGCACGGTGGGTCCGTGTGTGCAGGTGCGAGGCCAACGGCCGCAGCGAGGTTCGCGTACCGTGCCCGTAATCGCCAGCCTGCCAGAGTTCTCGCTACTATAAGTCCGCGACCGAGCGAAAGCCAAGCCGGGCCGCGCACCCGATCGCTCAGGCGTCCGCTCCGGAATCGACGCCGGCACCGGTGCTCCCGACTCCCGGCTCCGTTCCGCAGGCACCGCAGGCCGGGTTGCGCGCGAGCGCTATCGTGCGCCAACGTCGGCGCACGGCGTCGCAGGTCAGCAGCCGATTGCCGACTCCAAGACCGAGGAGGTAGCGCAGTGCCTCGGCCGCTTGCAGCGCGCCGATGATGCCCGCAACGGGCCCGAGTATGCCCGTCTCCTGACAGGTTGGAACCTCGCCGTCCCCCGGGCACACCGGGAACAGGCAGCGCAGGCAGGCCGTACGGTGCGGCAGGACGGTGAGCACCTGGCCCTCGAATCCGACGACCCCGGCGTGGACAAAGGGTATCCCCGCCGCGACTGCCGCGTCGTTCACGAGGTACTTCGCGCTGGCCCGATCGGTCCCGTCAATCGCCACCTGAAAGCGTGGGAGGATGTCCGGTGCATTGCCCGGAGTCACGTATTCGCCGATGGTTGTGAAGTGGGTCGACGGGTATTGCGATCGGAGATGAGCGGCCGCGGCGGTAGCCTTCGGTCGGCCGATATCGGCGTCGTCGAATAAGACCTGACGGGGTAGGTTCGACAGCTCCACGACGTCGCCGTCGATCAAACCGACGGTGCCAACTCCCGCGCGGGCGAGAACCGCGGCTGCCGGGCAGCCGAGACCGCCTACTCCGATGATGAGCACACGGCTGGCGCACAGCCTGTCACGCGGCGTCACGTTGCCTTCAGTAAGCCCCACCGCGCCCGAACGGGCTTCCCCCGCCACCGAACGGTCCACCGCCCTGGCCGAACCCTCCCGGTGAGCCTGCTCCCGCAAGTCCGGGGCGTGGCGGCTTCGCACTCAGATCCGGCATGCGGATCGGCTCGATGTCCAGGGTACTGCGCTGCCTGCCGTTGGCGGCGAGCAAGGCGCCGAGCGGGTCGCCGCCCCCGGTGGCCGGCAAGTCGGCCGGTAGCTTTGCCAGTTCTTCTTCGGCTCGCGGCAACTCCGGACTCGTGGGTTGGGCGTCAATCAAGGCGAGGTAGGCGAGTGCCGCCTGTTCGGGTCGTTTCTGACTGCCGTAGTAGTTGCCCAGCTCGATCAGCGCCTCGGCCGCGGCCGGCGTCTCCTGATAGCGCGAGGCCAAAGTCAGCATGCGCACTTCGGCGGCGCGGAAGTTTTCGCGCCTCCTGTAGAAATTGGCGACGTACAGATCGTGCGCAGCCAGCCGATCGCGGCATTCCGCCAGACGTTCGCGGGCGAGCTCGGCAAACGGACTGTCGGGATACTGGCGGGACACCGTCAGGAAATACGTATGCGCATTACGCGCGGCGGTTTGGTCGCGGTCTAAGGTGTTCATCTGCCGCAGGTAGCACATCCCCAGATAGTACCCGACAAACGGTAGATTCGGGCTGGTCGGGTGACGGCGCTGGAAATCGGTCAGAGCCACGACCGCCTCCGGGTAACTTCCGGCCAGATAATAGGCGTGCGCAATTCTGAGTTCGGCTTCCTCGCTGTGCTCGCTGAACGGGTGTTGGTCGAGCAATTCGTTGAATTGCTCGATAGCCATGTCCAATGCGCCCGTGCGGAAGCTGTCGTTCGCGGTCGTGAAGTACTGCTCCGACGTCTGCCCTTTCTTGCCCGCGCACCCGGCGAGGGCCGCGGCGGCAAGTGCCAAGCCGATGATGATGACCGTTCTCATTAGGTGGAAATT includes:
- a CDS encoding MoaD/ThiS family protein, which produces MSVRVRIPTPLRRFTGGAEEVSLAGDTIGRVVDDLEQRYPGIKERLCDEQGRVRRFVNIYVNGDDIRFLSSLDTVVKDGDEISIVPAIAGG
- the bamD gene encoding outer membrane protein assembly factor BamD yields the protein MRTVIIIGLALAAAALAGCAGKKGQTSEQYFTTANDSFRTGALDMAIEQFNELLDQHPFSEHSEEAELRIAHAYYLAGSYPEAVVALTDFQRRHPTSPNLPFVGYYLGMCYLRQMNTLDRDQTAARNAHTYFLTVSRQYPDSPFAELARERLAECRDRLAAHDLYVANFYRRRENFRAAEVRMLTLASRYQETPAAAEALIELGNYYGSQKRPEQAALAYLALIDAQPTSPELPRAEEELAKLPADLPATGGGDPLGALLAANGRQRSTLDIEPIRMPDLSAKPPRPGLAGAGSPGGFGQGGGPFGGGGSPFGRGGAY
- a CDS encoding cysteine synthase translates to MLDLVGNTPLVEIQRFRDGVSPRVRLLAKLEGFNPGGSVKDRPAVWMVRDGLRTGQLRPGKAIIDSTSGNTGIALAMAGAALGYPVELVMPANVSRERKQIVQAYGARVIYSDPLEGSDGAILLCRSILEREGDRYFKPNQYFNPVNPLAHYESTGPEIWAATAGTVTHFVAGIGTGGTIMGTGRYLKERNPAIQVCAAEPDDAWHGIEGLKHMASSIVPGIYQEKELDRKIGVSTDAAYEAVYRIAADEGLVVGQSSGAAMVAALQVARELDSGVVVLIFCDFGDRYLSTNLWVGWREYRQRIAAG
- a CDS encoding HesA/MoeB/ThiF family protein codes for the protein MTPRDRLCASRVLIIGVGGLGCPAAAVLARAGVGTVGLIDGDVVELSNLPRQVLFDDADIGRPKATAAAAHLRSQYPSTHFTTIGEYVTPGNAPDILPRFQVAIDGTDRASAKYLVNDAAVAAGIPFVHAGVVGFEGQVLTVLPHRTACLRCLFPVCPGDGEVPTCQETGILGPVAGIIGALQAAEALRYLLGLGVGNRLLTCDAVRRRWRTIALARNPACGACGTEPGVGSTGAGVDSGADA